One Candidatus Hydrogenedentota bacterium DNA segment encodes these proteins:
- a CDS encoding FAD:protein FMN transferase encodes MGTEYHVTVAGLTAPEQAEAAQKAVEAALESVNAKMSTYLPDSELSRFNRHDSTEPFPVSPETAEVFRIALEVAALSGGAFDPTVGPLVNAWGFGPDNPAAPPSEAETAALQGRVGWQKVSVGADNTLCKTRGDVYCDLSAVAKGYAVDRAAAALEALGLTRHMVEVGGEVRARGTNPGGRPWRIGVERPRPDGRAVQEVVALRDAALATSGDYRNFHEVDGVRVSHTMDPRAGRPVTHSLASASVLHEYCAWADAFATALMVLGPEEGLAFAEKNGLAVSLMIREPDGAFTIRNTPAFDAALAPMDRTAGSPQ; translated from the coding sequence ATGGGAACTGAATACCATGTCACCGTGGCGGGACTGACGGCGCCGGAACAGGCGGAGGCGGCCCAAAAGGCGGTGGAGGCCGCGCTCGAGTCGGTCAACGCGAAAATGTCCACCTACCTGCCGGACTCGGAACTGAGCCGGTTCAACAGGCATGACTCCACGGAGCCCTTCCCCGTGAGCCCCGAGACGGCGGAGGTGTTCCGCATTGCCCTGGAAGTGGCCGCCCTGAGCGGCGGTGCCTTTGACCCCACCGTGGGGCCGCTGGTCAATGCCTGGGGGTTCGGCCCCGACAATCCCGCCGCGCCGCCGAGTGAGGCCGAGACGGCCGCACTGCAAGGGCGGGTGGGCTGGCAGAAGGTTTCCGTGGGGGCGGACAATACCCTATGCAAGACGCGGGGGGACGTGTATTGCGACCTCTCCGCCGTGGCCAAGGGCTATGCGGTGGACCGCGCCGCCGCCGCCCTGGAGGCGCTCGGACTGACCCGCCACATGGTGGAGGTGGGGGGCGAGGTGCGCGCGCGGGGGACGAACCCCGGCGGCAGGCCCTGGCGCATCGGTGTCGAGCGGCCCAGACCGGACGGGCGGGCCGTGCAGGAGGTCGTGGCGCTTCGGGACGCCGCCCTGGCCACCTCCGGCGACTACCGGAATTTTCATGAAGTGGACGGTGTCCGGGTCTCCCACACGATGGACCCGCGCGCGGGCAGGCCTGTCACCCACAGCCTGGCCTCGGCCAGTGTGCTCCATGAATACTGCGCATGGGCAGACGCCTTTGCCACCGCGCTGATGGTGCTGGGGCCGGAGGAGGGCCTGGCTTTCGCGGAAAAGAACGGCCTGGCGGTCAGCCTGATGATTCGGGAGCCGGATGGCGCGTTCACCATCCGCAACACCCCCGCCTTTGACGCCGCCCTCGCGCCCATGGACCGGACCGCAGGCAGTCCACAGTAG
- the cysE gene encoding serine O-acetyltransferase: MTEEKRDFIWETIRSEAAEGIWREPMLSSFLHTTILNHPTLTDALCFQLASKLESVTLPALSLRDLMEEAHAADPEMVECARADIEAVRRRDPACRKYSQPLLYFKGYLALQAYRIAHHFWMQDRHHLALFLQSRISEAFAVDIHPAAQIGRGIFVDHATGVVIGETAVVEDNVSMLHAVTLGGTGKEWGDRHPKVRRGVLIAAGAKILGNIEIGEGAKIAAGAVVLKPVPPHTTVAGVPARAIGPAESDQPALDMDQDIGDSTFCPPPCNRPLAECERVRQYEAEVARHDEK, translated from the coding sequence ATGACCGAGGAAAAACGCGATTTTATCTGGGAGACCATCCGGTCCGAGGCGGCCGAGGGCATCTGGCGCGAGCCGATGCTGTCCAGTTTTCTGCACACGACGATTTTGAACCACCCGACCCTGACGGACGCACTGTGCTTCCAGCTTGCGAGCAAGTTGGAAAGCGTCACCCTGCCCGCGCTCTCCCTGCGGGACCTGATGGAGGAGGCCCACGCGGCGGACCCGGAAATGGTGGAGTGCGCGCGCGCGGACATCGAGGCGGTGCGCCGACGGGACCCGGCCTGCCGCAAGTACTCCCAGCCCCTGCTGTACTTCAAGGGCTATCTCGCGCTCCAGGCATACCGCATCGCGCACCATTTCTGGATGCAGGACCGGCACCACCTGGCACTGTTCCTGCAGAGCCGCATCTCCGAGGCCTTCGCCGTGGACATCCACCCCGCGGCGCAAATCGGGCGCGGCATTTTTGTGGACCACGCCACGGGCGTGGTCATCGGCGAGACCGCCGTGGTGGAGGACAACGTCTCCATGCTGCACGCCGTCACCCTCGGCGGCACGGGCAAGGAATGGGGCGACCGGCACCCGAAGGTGCGCCGGGGCGTGCTCATCGCGGCGGGCGCGAAAATTCTGGGCAACATCGAAATCGGCGAGGGGGCGAAAATCGCGGCGGGCGCGGTGGTGCTCAAGCCGGTGCCGCCCCACACCACCGTGGCCGGGGTGCCCGCGCGGGCCATCGGCCCCGCCGAGTCCGACCAGCCGGCCCTCGACATGGACCAGGACATCGGCGACAGCACCTTCTGCCCGCCGCCGTGCAACCGCCCCCTGGCCGAGTGCGAGCGGGTGAGGCAGTATGAGGCGGAAGTTGCCCGGCATGACGAGAAATAG
- a CDS encoding methionine adenosyltransferase produces MSKLTTNHVFTSESVSEGHPDKVCDQISDGILDACIAADPSTHVGCETMAATNFVANAGEITCAGWEKISPEHIAREVVRGIGYDRHAIGEEVGFSYDTFIYVNCLHGQSPDIAQGVNEGQGLFTEQGAGDQGMMFGYACDETPELMPAPIQFSHQLLIDLAAIRKAGKIPYLRPDSKSQVSVYYEDGKPKAITTVVISHQTAEVPLETIRTDLIEVAKAVLAPTGLLSDKTEYFINPTGRFVVGGPHGDSGLTGRKIIVDTYGGVGSHGGGAFSGKDPSKVDRSAAYYARYAAKNIVAAGLARKCEIQVAYAIGVAKPMSINVSTYGTGTVADEKLQQVLESGELFDFRPAALIRDLGLLKPQGWSYRDTAAYGHFGRDLFPWEKTDKVDALKNAVK; encoded by the coding sequence ATGAGCAAACTCACCACCAACCATGTGTTCACCTCCGAGTCCGTGTCCGAGGGCCATCCGGACAAGGTCTGCGACCAGATTTCAGACGGAATCCTGGACGCCTGCATCGCGGCGGACCCGTCCACCCACGTGGGCTGCGAGACGATGGCCGCCACGAATTTTGTGGCGAACGCCGGGGAAATCACCTGCGCGGGCTGGGAAAAGATCAGCCCGGAGCACATCGCCCGCGAGGTGGTGCGGGGCATCGGCTATGACCGGCACGCCATCGGCGAGGAGGTCGGCTTCAGTTATGACACCTTTATTTATGTGAACTGCCTGCACGGGCAGTCGCCGGACATCGCCCAGGGCGTGAACGAGGGCCAGGGGCTCTTCACCGAGCAGGGTGCGGGCGACCAGGGCATGATGTTCGGCTACGCCTGCGACGAGACGCCCGAGCTGATGCCCGCGCCGATCCAGTTCAGCCACCAGTTGCTCATCGATCTCGCCGCCATCCGCAAGGCGGGCAAAATCCCCTACCTGCGCCCCGACTCGAAGTCGCAGGTGTCGGTGTATTACGAGGACGGCAAGCCGAAGGCCATCACCACGGTGGTCATTTCGCACCAGACGGCGGAGGTCCCCCTGGAGACCATCCGCACGGACCTGATTGAAGTCGCCAAGGCGGTGCTTGCGCCGACGGGGCTGCTCTCGGACAAGACGGAATACTTCATCAACCCGACGGGCCGCTTCGTCGTGGGCGGACCCCACGGGGATTCGGGCCTCACGGGCCGGAAGATCATTGTGGACACCTACGGCGGCGTCGGCTCCCACGGCGGCGGCGCCTTCTCGGGCAAGGACCCCTCCAAGGTGGACCGCTCCGCGGCCTACTACGCCCGTTACGCGGCGAAAAACATCGTGGCCGCCGGACTCGCGCGCAAGTGTGAAATCCAGGTGGCCTACGCCATCGGCGTCGCCAAGCCCATGAGTATCAACGTGTCCACCTACGGCACGGGCACGGTGGCCGACGAAAAACTCCAGCAGGTGCTGGAGTCCGGCGAGCTCTTCGACTTCCGTCCGGCGGCGCTCATCCGCGACCTCGGCCTGCTCAAGCCCCAGGGCTGGTCGTACCGGGACACGGCGGCCTACGGCCACTTCGGCCGCGACCTCTTCCCGTGGGAGAAGACCGACAAGGTGGACGCGCTGAAAAACGCGGTGAAATAA
- a CDS encoding adenosine kinase has protein sequence MSQKKVIGVGAPIVDLLALVPESFVEGIPGAKGGMVMVSPEEQQALVEALPEPPLRAPGGAAANTICALGKMGTPVAFLGKVGDDADGRYYLEAFAACGGDTSRFKHTTEKNTARCLSLITPDAARTMRTDLGATLLLRPEEVTAADFAGYDHVFIEGYLLFNPPLAEAALRAAKEAGCTVSLDMGSFEIVRMLRDKLPRLLSEYVDAVFANEDEAREFIGKDAPLEALDAFSAHCGTVAVKLGADGAWVRDRGETVRVAALPVEHAVDSTGAGDCWAAGFLYGWLRGWPTARCGELASLLGAETVQVLGAQPDPAGWERILGRIGGG, from the coding sequence ATGTCCCAAAAAAAAGTCATCGGTGTGGGTGCCCCGATTGTGGACCTGCTGGCGCTGGTGCCCGAGTCCTTTGTGGAGGGCATCCCCGGCGCGAAGGGCGGCATGGTCATGGTCTCGCCGGAGGAGCAGCAGGCCCTCGTGGAGGCCCTGCCGGAGCCGCCCCTGCGCGCCCCCGGCGGCGCGGCGGCGAACACCATCTGCGCCCTGGGAAAAATGGGCACCCCCGTGGCGTTTCTGGGGAAAGTGGGCGATGACGCCGACGGGCGGTATTACCTGGAGGCTTTCGCCGCCTGCGGCGGGGACACCAGCCGCTTCAAGCACACCACGGAGAAAAACACGGCCCGCTGCCTGAGCCTCATCACCCCGGACGCCGCGCGGACCATGCGCACGGACCTGGGCGCCACCCTGCTGCTGCGCCCGGAGGAAGTGACGGCGGCGGACTTTGCCGGATATGACCATGTGTTCATCGAGGGCTATCTCCTCTTCAACCCGCCCCTGGCGGAGGCCGCCCTGCGCGCCGCGAAGGAGGCGGGCTGCACCGTGAGCCTGGACATGGGCTCTTTCGAAATCGTGCGGATGCTTCGCGACAAACTGCCGCGTCTGCTGTCGGAATATGTGGACGCCGTCTTCGCCAACGAGGACGAGGCGCGCGAGTTCATCGGGAAAGACGCGCCCCTGGAGGCGCTGGACGCCTTTTCGGCGCACTGCGGCACCGTGGCCGTGAAACTCGGCGCCGACGGCGCCTGGGTCCGCGACCGGGGCGAGACGGTCCGCGTGGCGGCGCTGCCCGTGGAGCACGCGGTGGACAGCACAGGCGCGGGCGACTGCTGGGCGGCGGGCTTCCTGTATGGCTGGCTGCGCGGATGGCCCACCGCTCGCTGCGGGGAACTGGCCTCGCTGCTGGGCGCGGAGACCGTGCAGGTCTTGGGCGCGCAGCCCGACCCGGCGGGCTGGGAGCGCATACTGGGCCGCATCGGCGGCGGGTGA
- a CDS encoding adenosylhomocysteinase, with amino-acid sequence MAVAAIEIPKTEETLPYKVADMGLAEWGRKELDMAEKEMPGLMAVRGQHAAKQPLKGARIMGSLHMTIQTAVLIETLTALGAEVRWASCNIYSTQDHAAAAIAKTGVPVFAWKGETLEEYWWCTYQAMRFPGGQTLNMIVDDGGDATLLIHRGYAFEEQFARTGALPPVCRDNREIEIVDTLLHRIHGEDPDVWHRTAAHWVGVSEETTTGVHRLYHMMKEGSLLTRAMNVNDSVTKSKFDNLYGCRESLADGIKRATDVMVAGKVVVVAGYGDVGKGCADAMRGLGARVIVTEIDPICALQAAMEGYQVMKMDDAAKIGDIFVTCTGCCDVVTGAHLRSMKDQAIVCNIGHFDSEIDVAHLEASADIRELNIKPQVDKFVMPDGREIILLARGRLVNLGCATGHPSFVMSNSFTNQTLAQIALWTEPDKYEVGKVYTLPKKLDEEVARLHLGKLGVELETLTDAQAKYLGIPVEGPFKPDTYRY; translated from the coding sequence ATGGCCGTGGCAGCAATTGAAATCCCGAAAACCGAGGAGACCCTTCCGTACAAGGTGGCCGACATGGGTCTGGCCGAATGGGGACGGAAGGAACTGGACATGGCGGAGAAGGAGATGCCGGGCCTGATGGCGGTGCGCGGACAGCATGCCGCGAAGCAGCCGCTGAAGGGCGCGCGCATCATGGGCTCCCTGCACATGACCATCCAGACGGCGGTGCTCATCGAGACCCTGACGGCCCTGGGCGCCGAGGTGCGCTGGGCGAGCTGCAACATCTACTCGACGCAGGACCACGCCGCGGCGGCCATCGCGAAGACCGGCGTGCCCGTTTTCGCGTGGAAGGGCGAGACCCTCGAGGAGTACTGGTGGTGCACCTACCAGGCGATGCGCTTCCCCGGCGGGCAGACCCTGAACATGATCGTGGACGACGGCGGCGACGCCACCCTGCTCATTCACCGGGGCTACGCCTTCGAGGAACAGTTCGCCAGGACCGGCGCGCTGCCGCCGGTCTGCCGTGACAACCGCGAGATCGAGATCGTGGACACCCTGCTCCACCGCATCCACGGCGAGGACCCGGATGTGTGGCACCGCACCGCCGCCCACTGGGTGGGCGTCTCCGAGGAGACCACCACCGGCGTGCACCGGCTCTACCACATGATGAAGGAGGGGTCGCTGCTCACCCGCGCCATGAACGTGAACGACTCGGTGACCAAGTCGAAGTTCGACAACCTCTACGGCTGCCGCGAGTCCCTGGCGGACGGCATCAAGCGGGCCACGGACGTGATGGTGGCGGGCAAGGTCGTGGTCGTGGCGGGTTACGGCGACGTGGGCAAGGGCTGCGCCGACGCCATGCGCGGCCTGGGCGCCCGGGTCATCGTCACGGAGATAGACCCCATCTGCGCGCTTCAGGCGGCGATGGAGGGCTACCAGGTCATGAAGATGGACGACGCGGCTAAAATCGGCGACATTTTCGTCACCTGCACCGGCTGCTGCGACGTGGTCACCGGGGCGCACCTGCGCTCGATGAAGGACCAGGCCATCGTCTGCAACATCGGCCACTTTGACTCCGAGATTGACGTGGCCCACCTGGAGGCCAGCGCGGACATCCGCGAGCTCAACATCAAGCCCCAGGTGGACAAGTTTGTCATGCCCGACGGGCGCGAGATTATCCTGCTGGCACGGGGCCGCCTGGTGAACCTCGGCTGCGCCACGGGCCACCCGTCCTTCGTCATGTCCAACTCCTTCACCAACCAGACCCTGGCCCAGATCGCCTTGTGGACCGAGCCGGACAAATACGAGGTCGGCAAGGTCTACACCCTGCCCAAGAAACTCGACGAGGAGGTCGCCCGGCTCCACCTCGGCAAACTCGGCGTTGAATTGGAAACCCTCACGGACGCCCAGGCCAAATACCTCGGCATCCCCGTGGAAGGCCCCTTCAAACCCGACACCTACCGCTACTAA
- a CDS encoding YihY/virulence factor BrkB family protein: protein MGGRLQAELARLRAALERGRRFATQDVWRIGQPGEEVPHGFVIQQVRAVILMARSVAEETLVVRAAALSFATLLFLVPFLAFMFYIIQTFNLGDRVYDAADAQLTRLVGSLRQLEVVAAPPAAPDGEAENGGAKLNDEALKQKLIAWVFPVFDQTREPDGGEGAAYDNPVRLLVRLAEESATRPHALGITGLLFVLSTVFGFMRNVEQSFNRIWGVRRTRGALRAVSDYLLITLLLPFAAAAVLGVTAALESGEIAAALGRFAWLLRGGQFAVIGVAFSLVYWLVPNTRVRLRYALLGGLAAGVLWALMSWGYIKFQFGLARYALFFSTFALFPLFLMWIYTSWLILLFGAVVVYAYQNEKTFALERLAGRAPFAYREAVALRAMIEICRRFLSGEPPPNVQEMAEAWNVPSRLLLETLDLLTAARLAVACSEPPGWQPARDPARLRVRDVVAALREQGEDPSLFRRDAAFAPLFRRLDTGESALLDSTLAGLAETRAGE, encoded by the coding sequence ATGGGCGGTCGTCTTCAAGCAGAACTGGCGCGGCTGCGCGCCGCGCTGGAGCGGGGCAGGCGCTTCGCCACGCAGGACGTGTGGCGCATCGGGCAGCCCGGCGAGGAGGTGCCCCACGGGTTCGTCATCCAGCAGGTGCGCGCCGTCATCCTGATGGCGCGCAGCGTGGCCGAGGAGACCCTGGTGGTCCGCGCCGCCGCGCTGTCCTTCGCCACCCTCCTGTTCCTGGTGCCGTTTCTGGCGTTCATGTTCTACATCATCCAGACCTTCAACCTGGGCGACCGGGTCTACGACGCCGCGGACGCCCAGCTCACCCGGCTGGTCGGCTCGCTCCGGCAACTGGAGGTAGTGGCCGCGCCGCCCGCCGCGCCGGACGGGGAGGCGGAAAACGGCGGGGCGAAACTGAACGACGAGGCGCTCAAGCAGAAGCTGATTGCGTGGGTTTTCCCCGTGTTTGACCAGACCCGGGAGCCGGACGGCGGGGAGGGCGCAGCGTATGACAACCCCGTTCGGCTGCTGGTGCGGCTGGCGGAGGAAAGCGCGACGCGGCCCCACGCCCTGGGCATCACGGGCCTGCTCTTCGTGCTGAGCACGGTCTTCGGGTTCATGCGGAACGTGGAGCAGTCCTTCAACCGCATCTGGGGCGTGCGCCGGACGCGGGGGGCGCTTCGCGCCGTGAGCGACTACCTGCTCATCACGCTGCTGCTGCCCTTCGCTGCGGCGGCGGTGCTGGGGGTGACGGCCGCGCTGGAGAGCGGGGAGATTGCGGCGGCGCTGGGGCGTTTCGCGTGGCTCCTGCGCGGGGGCCAGTTCGCCGTCATCGGCGTCGCCTTCAGCCTGGTGTACTGGCTGGTGCCGAACACGCGGGTGCGCCTGCGCTACGCCCTGCTGGGCGGGCTGGCGGCGGGCGTGCTGTGGGCGCTGATGTCCTGGGGTTACATCAAGTTCCAGTTCGGCCTGGCGCGCTACGCCCTGTTCTTCTCCACCTTCGCCCTGTTTCCCCTCTTCCTCATGTGGATATACACGAGCTGGCTCATCCTGCTCTTCGGCGCGGTGGTGGTCTACGCCTACCAGAACGAGAAGACCTTCGCCCTGGAGCGGCTGGCGGGCCGCGCGCCCTTCGCCTACCGCGAGGCCGTGGCCCTGCGGGCCATGATTGAAATTTGCCGCCGTTTCCTGTCCGGGGAGCCCCCGCCGAATGTGCAGGAAATGGCGGAGGCGTGGAACGTGCCCTCACGCCTGCTTTTGGAGACGCTGGACCTGCTCACCGCCGCGCGGCTGGCCGTCGCGTGCAGCGAGCCGCCGGGCTGGCAGCCCGCCCGCGACCCCGCGCGGTTGCGCGTGCGCGACGTGGTGGCCGCCCTGCGCGAGCAGGGCGAGGACCCGTCGCTGTTCCGCCGTGACGCGGCCTTCGCGCCGCTCTTCCGGAGGCTGGACACGGGCGAATCCGCCCTGCTCGACAGCACCCTGGCCGGGCTAGCGGAAACCAGGGCCGGGGAATGA